One region of Anoplopoma fimbria isolate UVic2021 breed Golden Eagle Sablefish chromosome 10, Afim_UVic_2022, whole genome shotgun sequence genomic DNA includes:
- the tpd52 gene encoding tumor protein D52 isoform X2, whose amino-acid sequence MEDAEKGSQQHPDSIPEVGEDAVTYVGPPPPVMTEEEQQALQQELVKVEDEILTLSQVLAAKEKKLADIKRKLGITPLNELKQNFNKTWQEVTTSIAYRRTSETLSQASLKATTAFSNVGSAITRKLEDVRNAPTFKSFEEKVETLKTKISPSASTSNSGQQDSDGPSAETLISEPDDSPTHETPMN is encoded by the exons gttcccagcaGCATCCGGACTCGATCCCAGAGGTGGGAGAAGATGCAGTGACGTACGTCGGTCCCCCTCCCCCCGTCatgacagaggaggagcagcaggcgCTACAACAAGAGTTGGTCAAG gttgAGGATGAGATCCTGACTCTGTCCCAGGTGTTGGCAGCCAAGGAGAAGAAGCTGGCAGACATTAAGAGGAAGCTGGGCATCACACCTCTGAATGAGCTGAAGCAGAACTTCAACAAAACCTGGCAGGAGGTCACCACCTCCATCGC ctaTAGGAGGACATCTGAAACACTGTCTCAGGCCAGTCTGAAGGCCACAACAGCGTTCTCCAATGTGGGCTCAGCCATCACCCGGAAGCTGGAGGACGTCAG GAATGCACCAACTTTCAAGTCATTTGAGGAGAAAGTGGAGACTTTGAAG ACCAAGATCAGTCCATCAGCATCCACCAGTAACTCCGGGCAGCAGGACAGCGACGGCCCCAGTGCTGAGACTTTGATCAGTGAGCCCGACGACTCGCCCACCCATGAGACGCCGATGAACTGA